One window from the genome of Megalobrama amblycephala isolate DHTTF-2021 linkage group LG4, ASM1881202v1, whole genome shotgun sequence encodes:
- the hspb3 gene encoding heat shock protein beta-3 isoform X2, translated as MAGEGITISHWISSPVRYQEHFKTRNLNECTEDHRLFALPGPACLPVKMDTEGSQADSEDEDSGEPLFQVLLDVTQFKPEDILIQVFQGWLLIRGRHGVRMDEHGFVSRSFTRQYQLPDGQLQAGDLKAMLCHDGILVVEKMQ; from the exons ATGGCAGGAGAGGGGATCACCATTTCCCACTGGATATCAAGCCCTGTGCGCTACCAGGAGCACTTCAAAACCAGGAATCTCAATGAATGCACTGAAGATCATCGACTATTTGCCCTGCCGGGACCTGCATGTCTGCCGGTTAAAATGGACACTGAGGGGAGTCAAGCGGACAGTGAGGACGAAGATTCAGGAGAGCCATTGTTTCAAGTCCTGCTGGACGTGACTCAGTTTAAACCAGAAGACATACTCATACAGGTCTTTCAGGGGTGGCTGCTAATCAGAGGTCGGCATGGGGTGAGGATGGACGAGCATGGGTTTGTGTCGAGGAGTTTCACTAGACAGTATCAGCTGCCTGACGGTCAGCTCCAGGCGGGGGACCTCAAAGCCATGCTGTGTCATGACGGGATACTAGTGGTGGA GAAAATGCAATGA
- the hspb3 gene encoding heat shock protein beta-3 isoform X1: MAGEGITISHWISSPVRYQEHFKTRNLNECTEDHRLFALPGPACLPVKMDTEGSQADSEDEDSGEPLFQVLLDVTQFKPEDILIQVFQGWLLIRGRHGVRMDEHGFVSRSFTRQYQLPDGQLQAGDLKAMLCHDGILVVETKDRWWPACD, encoded by the coding sequence ATGGCAGGAGAGGGGATCACCATTTCCCACTGGATATCAAGCCCTGTGCGCTACCAGGAGCACTTCAAAACCAGGAATCTCAATGAATGCACTGAAGATCATCGACTATTTGCCCTGCCGGGACCTGCATGTCTGCCGGTTAAAATGGACACTGAGGGGAGTCAAGCGGACAGTGAGGACGAAGATTCAGGAGAGCCATTGTTTCAAGTCCTGCTGGACGTGACTCAGTTTAAACCAGAAGACATACTCATACAGGTCTTTCAGGGGTGGCTGCTAATCAGAGGTCGGCATGGGGTGAGGATGGACGAGCATGGGTTTGTGTCGAGGAGTTTCACTAGACAGTATCAGCTGCCTGACGGTCAGCTCCAGGCGGGGGACCTCAAAGCCATGCTGTGTCATGACGGGATACTAGTGGTGGAGACCAAGGACCGATGGTGGCCAGCGTGTGATTAG